The following proteins come from a genomic window of Candidatus Binatia bacterium:
- a CDS encoding ATP-binding protein, producing the protein MTLPTIDRSIRLRVMFLMIATTFVALLVTAISLVLYDISYYRNAWLSDLTTQANLVGRASAPALAFDDSAAAAKNLELLAVRPRIVAAALYARQGGLVARYVRPDEDFAPFPSGAPADGYRIQNARVWMVQPVSDPTGRVGTVYIEAKYELSRRVWSYLAIIGMVLALSLLVAGVLSYRLQATFTGPLLAMTDVSHQVQSKRDYSLRVKKTTRDEIGDLVDTFNGMLEEVGQRTRALEESNRSLQHEMTVRHEAEQALRAADQRKDEFLATLAHELRNPLAPIRNALELLRRRPDDPEVSGTARDIMERQLRQLVRLVDDLLDVSRITRGSLTLRREPVALERVIQNALDVAQPLIEGRGQRFIVSLPGHPVVLDADLARLSQAILNLLDNAAKFTPQGGTVSLEAREEEGALVLAISDNGVGIPREKLPEIFEMFAQLDRTHERPYSGLGVGLSLARRLVELHGGTLAAESQGAGRGSRFTIRLPVLPAPAADGFAPARDESEPPAGGDEARSNGAAGRATALDPLSSSHVEAEPTERKPGGASP; encoded by the coding sequence GTGACCCTCCCTACCATCGACCGCTCCATCCGCCTTCGCGTCATGTTCCTCATGATCGCCACCACCTTCGTGGCGCTCCTGGTCACCGCGATCTCGCTCGTGCTGTACGACATCTCGTACTACCGGAACGCGTGGCTCTCCGACTTGACCACGCAGGCGAACCTGGTCGGGCGCGCCAGCGCCCCCGCGCTCGCGTTCGACGACTCCGCGGCCGCGGCCAAGAATCTGGAGCTTCTCGCCGTCCGCCCCCGCATCGTGGCGGCCGCGCTCTACGCGCGGCAGGGGGGCCTTGTCGCGCGCTACGTCCGCCCGGACGAGGACTTCGCCCCGTTCCCCTCGGGAGCGCCAGCCGACGGATATCGCATCCAGAACGCCCGCGTCTGGATGGTGCAGCCGGTCTCCGATCCCACGGGCCGTGTCGGCACCGTCTACATCGAGGCGAAATACGAGCTCTCGCGGCGCGTCTGGAGCTACCTCGCGATCATCGGGATGGTGCTCGCCCTGAGCCTCCTCGTGGCCGGCGTTCTCTCCTACCGACTGCAGGCCACGTTCACGGGGCCGCTCCTCGCCATGACCGACGTCTCGCACCAGGTCCAGTCCAAGCGCGACTACTCCCTGCGCGTGAAGAAGACCACGCGGGACGAGATCGGGGATCTGGTCGACACGTTCAACGGCATGCTGGAAGAGGTGGGCCAGAGGACGCGGGCGCTCGAGGAATCGAACCGATCGCTCCAGCACGAGATGACCGTGCGGCACGAGGCGGAGCAGGCGCTCCGCGCGGCGGATCAGCGGAAGGACGAGTTCCTCGCCACGCTCGCCCACGAGCTGCGCAACCCGCTCGCGCCGATCCGGAACGCGCTGGAGCTCCTCCGCCGCCGCCCCGACGACCCCGAGGTCTCGGGCACCGCCCGCGACATCATGGAGCGTCAGCTCCGGCAGCTCGTGCGGCTGGTGGACGATCTCCTCGACGTCTCGCGCATCACGCGCGGGAGCCTGACGCTCCGCCGCGAGCCGGTCGCGCTGGAGCGCGTGATCCAGAACGCGCTCGACGTCGCGCAGCCGCTCATCGAAGGGCGGGGCCAGCGCTTCATCGTCTCCCTGCCCGGTCATCCGGTCGTCCTGGACGCGGACCTGGCGCGGCTCTCGCAGGCGATCCTCAATCTGCTCGACAACGCGGCGAAGTTCACGCCGCAGGGGGGGACCGTCTCGCTGGAGGCGCGCGAGGAGGAGGGCGCGCTGGTCCTGGCCATTTCCGACAACGGCGTCGGGATCCCGCGCGAGAAGCTCCCCGAGATCTTCGAGATGTTCGCCCAGCTCGACCGGACGCACGAGCGGCCCTACTCGGGGCTCGGCGTCGGGCTCTCGCTGGCCCGCCGTCTCGTCGAGCTGCACGGAGGCACCCTGGCGGCCGAGAGCCAGGGAGCCGGACGCGGAAGCCGTTTCACGATCCGGCTGCCGGTCCTGCCCGCGCCGGCCGCGGACGGCTTCGCGCCGGCGCGGGACGAGAGCGAGCCGCCGGCCGGGGGCGACGAGGCCCGATCCAACGGCGCGGCCGGTCGCGCGACCGCCTTGGACCCGCTATCCTCATCCCACGTCGAAGCGGAACCCACCGAACGCAAACCCGGAGGCGCATCCCCATGA
- a CDS encoding dienelactone hydrolase family protein has product MKRLIAIAALALLSMAPAMSRAGMITLTQGSTKVKGYLALPSGEGTHPAIVVIHEWWGLNDWVKQQSDRLAQEGYVALAVDLYHGQVAKDDETAHQLMSGLDENEAMNTLRAATDFLRGRSDVRANAIGVIGWCMGGRYSIRLAAADPGIRACVMYYGTPLSDPAAIHGLQAAVLGNFGGEDKGPAPDQVRAFEKALKRAGKRVDFKIYPGAPHAFANEHNPWGGYREAAAKDAWLRTKAFLRRELKMGSLPRRSRTG; this is encoded by the coding sequence ATGAAGCGACTGATCGCCATCGCCGCGCTGGCGCTCCTTTCCATGGCTCCGGCCATGTCTCGCGCGGGCATGATCACGTTGACGCAGGGATCGACCAAGGTGAAGGGCTACCTCGCCCTCCCCTCGGGCGAGGGAACGCATCCCGCGATCGTCGTCATCCACGAGTGGTGGGGGCTCAACGACTGGGTGAAGCAGCAGTCCGACCGCCTCGCCCAGGAGGGCTACGTCGCCCTGGCCGTGGATCTCTATCACGGCCAGGTCGCAAAGGACGACGAGACCGCGCATCAGCTCATGAGCGGGCTGGACGAGAACGAAGCGATGAACACCCTGCGCGCCGCGACCGACTTCCTGCGCGGACGATCGGATGTCCGCGCGAACGCGATCGGCGTGATCGGCTGGTGCATGGGCGGGCGCTACTCGATCCGGCTCGCGGCCGCGGATCCCGGCATCCGCGCCTGCGTCATGTACTACGGCACCCCGCTCTCCGACCCCGCGGCGATCCACGGGCTCCAGGCGGCGGTCCTCGGCAACTTCGGCGGCGAGGACAAGGGCCCCGCGCCCGACCAGGTCCGGGCGTTCGAGAAGGCGCTGAAGAGGGCCGGCAAGCGCGTGGACTTCAAGATCTATCCCGGCGCGCCCCACGCCTTCGCCAACGAGCACAACCCGTGGGGCGGCTATCGCGAGGCCGCGGCGAAGGACGCCTGGCTCCGGACGAAGGCCTTTCTCCGGAGGGAGCTCAAGATGGGGTCCCTTCCCCGGCGTTCACGCACCGGCTGA
- a CDS encoding YfiR family protein, with protein MTRFLARARRPLPAAIASAWLVLGAFWPAPAPAAEPAAVQLERRIKAAFLYKFSGYVDWPAASFARPESPIVIGVAGDDRLATELAQMTTDRTTAGHPIRVLRLDRDDSPRGVHILFVTGTESDRVKEWADSLRGAPVLLVTDAPGALEHGSMINFVASEGRIRFEVALGPALGCGLKLSSGLLAVAKTVLPASQ; from the coding sequence ATCGCTTCGGCATGGCTCGTCCTGGGCGCCTTCTGGCCGGCGCCCGCGCCCGCCGCCGAGCCGGCCGCGGTCCAGCTCGAGCGCCGCATCAAGGCCGCCTTCCTCTACAAGTTCTCGGGGTACGTCGACTGGCCGGCCGCCTCCTTCGCCCGTCCCGAGAGCCCGATCGTGATCGGCGTCGCGGGCGACGACCGCCTCGCGACCGAGCTCGCGCAGATGACGACCGACCGAACCACGGCGGGCCATCCGATCCGGGTCCTGCGCCTCGACCGGGACGACTCCCCTCGGGGCGTCCACATTCTCTTCGTCACGGGGACCGAGTCGGACCGCGTGAAGGAGTGGGCCGACTCCCTGCGCGGAGCGCCCGTCCTGCTCGTGACCGACGCGCCGGGCGCCCTCGAGCACGGCAGCATGATCAACTTCGTCGCGAGCGAGGGGCGCATCCGCTTCGAGGTCGCGCTCGGGCCGGCGCTGGGGTGCGGCCTCAAGCTGAGCTCGGGCCTTCTGGCCGTCGCCAAGACCGTCCTCCCGGCCTCCCAGTGA